The Solibacillus sp. FSL R7-0668 genome includes the window CTTGCGCTTTAAATGCTTGTCTTGCTTATAGAATAACGGATTGACCATTTTCTTTTCTTTTAATAAGCGCGCGATATCTGCCTGAACGGCTGGATCGGCTACGAAGTTTTTCAGGACAATTTTCGGAACAACTGAAAATAGCATATCTCCATTTAAATACGTACACGGCTTTTCTTTATTATAGATTAAATCATCAACAAAATAGCGCGCCATATTATGTCCCATCGCGGTTACATAATAACTTGAACGGCCTTGACGAATATTGACTTCAAATACTTTGAACTTGCCATCACGCTCATCGAATTTTAAATCAAAGTTGCCGAAGCCACGGTAATTTAACGCCTCTAAAAAGTTGCGCAGCTTGGTCATAAGCTCTTCATTATAGCGTGTAATTAGTGCGGTATAGTTCCCAATAGCGGTTTTCGTGTGCTCCTGTAACACCACTTGTGCAAACGATACAAGCTGTGTTTCTCCTTTTGAGCTTACGTAAACAACGGAATCCCACATTGCCGTATCTTCCCCAGGGATATAGTCTTGAATGATTAATGTATCGGCATAGCCACTGTTTTTAATCATTGTTACTACATTGTTGAGCTCTGTAAGATTTTCGACTTTAAATACTTTTGCCTGTCCTTCAAATGGATGACGACTGTATTCAATCCCATTACTAGGCTTAATGATGACTGGATACATCATCTCCTTTGTAAACTCACCATCTGTTTGACAGTTATAAAAAACAGTCGTTGGAATGTCAATCCCGTGTTGCTCACATAGCTTATAAAAGTTTTCCTTAAACTGGATCTCATTCATTAAGTCTTCTTCGATGTAGTTAAATACGAAGTAATCCTTTAATATAGCACGGTTTTCTATGATGAGACGCACATATAAATCGTTTGTTCCGATTAGAATTAACTTCTCGGCTGCTTCTTCATATTTTTTGGCAACACTAATTAAAATTTTAGCGAATTGTGCTGGATCAGCTAGCTTTTTATCGTATTCAATTGCACGAGGAATTGTACTTAAATTGGTGAATGGTAAAACACCCTTCCCTACTAACACAGGCTGGATTTTATATTCTTCATGGAATGAAATCGCCATATTGTATGCATTTATATCTGTACCTACGATAATTGGTAAAAATGGTTGTCGGCTCATAACATTTAGTTCCTCTCAACTTTGTTCATGTAAACTTATCTTTTTTACTTATTTATCATACACCACTCGTCCCATTTATGCTTTAATTTGCAAACTTAATTTTGAGTAATCCTCTCGTTTTTAGTGAAACTTTCGCTCAGTAAATTCGTACAAATAACTAAGAGGTGATAAGGATGACTGAACAACTCCAATTATTTTTTCAGAATGTCGAAAAAATCCGCCTTTATTTTGGCTCAGAATCGACGCCATTTGAAAAAGAACTCGCGCTTAAATTAACCGTGCGTAATATTCCTTTTTATTATGAAGACTATGAGAAGGTTGTTCAACAAGTTAAAGCCCATACAAAATGGTATAGTAGTGCTCGCGTAGGTCAAACAATCTATCATAATTACTATGTACATTTCGCCAAAACCCCTGATCAAATCCAGCACACATTACATATGTACAAGCAGTTAACGAAGCACTTTAAACGCAATGAACAAACATACTTAGCCGCCATGTACATGAAGCAGGAAGCCGACATAAAAAGATTGCAAGCGCTCATTCGTGAATTAGCACAGCTACCGAGTTTATCCTATGCTACACTAAAGCTCTCCACAACGGCCTTGCTACTCGCCCGCGAAAATGACGTTACAACGCTTGCCC containing:
- a CDS encoding DUF4003 family protein yields the protein MTEQLQLFFQNVEKIRLYFGSESTPFEKELALKLTVRNIPFYYEDYEKVVQQVKAHTKWYSSARVGQTIYHNYYVHFAKTPDQIQHTLHMYKQLTKHFKRNEQTYLAAMYMKQEADIKRLQALIRELAQLPSLSYATLKLSTTALLLARENDVTTLAQTYERYYEKLLAYGYEQVDTTKMSALLLTFGTGIYCDETSDHIQLIAHTIRKSNGKLERCHYNTIALLALAKFDIAQFPALYAIHDEICRELNIKRYDCNSLLLATQIYTSNEPIGDLPEDELNFCDMLHIDSETIGDDCANDEVGECL
- a CDS encoding carboxylate--amine ligase, translating into MSRQPFLPIIVGTDINAYNMAISFHEEYKIQPVLVGKGVLPFTNLSTIPRAIEYDKKLADPAQFAKILISVAKKYEEAAEKLILIGTNDLYVRLIIENRAILKDYFVFNYIEEDLMNEIQFKENFYKLCEQHGIDIPTTVFYNCQTDGEFTKEMMYPVIIKPSNGIEYSRHPFEGQAKVFKVENLTELNNVVTMIKNSGYADTLIIQDYIPGEDTAMWDSVVYVSSKGETQLVSFAQVVLQEHTKTAIGNYTALITRYNEELMTKLRNFLEALNYRGFGNFDLKFDERDGKFKVFEVNIRQGRSSYYVTAMGHNMARYFVDDLIYNKEKPCTYLNGDMLFSVVPKIVLKNFVADPAVQADIARLLKEKKMVNPLFYKQDKHLKRKFYMFIRQVNYYKKYKENVW